From a single Micromonas commoda chromosome 5, complete sequence genomic region:
- a CDS encoding predicted protein, producing MDNRIETNLEPVDARSSIARAHTRMLRFASRVTAVALNASVLTTRAAHGAPVTARVLVLPSTTATFNRDFTFSSTAMMPPSAPRASVSVPFARAIGPRARPSIRHRTPVRSSTRTFAASGGDYVPGQLQPFGDLSVVGAEAIPDGCQMLVLSVCEADAEKLSADDKVLEGYAPGLAAVVKDMCDEQEFKGAAGSSVFTRVAGLPFKHVGLVGLGKADAIAGDAWMSLGKEATAAAAKSKCTSVAVGKYWMGDEEAAFRGKAEGIAAGAFLGSFEDSRFKSDAKPGPLKTVHVLTQPGVDVASEIAAGKAKASGVALTKQLVAAPPNVVTPSALARIANEIAAQFPDTCSVKILEKEECEAMGMGSYLGVAEASDEPPKFIHLTYKGEGAKKTVAVVGKGLTFDSGGYNIKAGAGSMIEMMKFDMGGAGATLGAARIIAETAPAGVEAHFIVASCENMIGSRGLRPGDILTASNGKTIEVNNTDAEGRLTLADALVYAEKTAGATSIVDVATLTGACIVGLGPEVAGVFTPDDDLAAELEASAKEAGELFWRMPMQETYWKSCGMTSEYADMKNTGSRGGGAITAALFLKRFIEKDTTKWGHLDIAGPVWDDKKGGATGFAAQTLAAWVASQGK from the coding sequence ATGGATAACCGGATAGAGACTAACCTAGAGCCAGTAGACGCGCGTTCTTCAATAGCACGTGCGCACACCCGCATGCTAAGGTTCGCGTCGCGtgtcaccgccgtcgccctaAACGCATCGGTCCtcaccacccgcgccgctcacGGAGCGCcagtcaccgcgcgcgtcctcgtccttccgtcgacgaccgccACCTTCAATCGGGATTTCACTTTTTCTTCGACCGCCATGATGCCCCCATccgctccccgcgcgtccgtctcggtgcctttcgcgcgcgccatcggaccccgcgcgcgtccctctATCCGCCACCGCACGCCGGTTCGCTCCTCCACGCgaaccttcgccgcgtccggcggaGACTACGTCCCGGGCCAGCTTCAGCCTTTCGGCGATctctccgtcgtcggcgccgaggcaaTCCCCGACGGATGCCAGATGCTGGTGCTCTCCGTGtgcgaggccgacgccgagaagcTCTCCGCGGACGATAAGGTCCTCGAGGGGTACGCGccgggcctcgccgcggtcgtcaaGGACATGTGCGACGAGCAGGAGTtcaagggcgccgcgggctcctccgtcttcacccgcgtcgccggcttgCCGTTCAAGCACGTCGGCCTCGTGGGCCTCGGCAaggccgacgccatcgcgggagACGCGTGGATGTCCCTGGGCAAGGaagcgaccgccgcggcggccaagtcCAAGTGCACCtcggtcgccgtcggcaaGTACTGGatgggcgacgaggaagccgccTTTAGGGGCAAGGCGgagggcatcgccgcgggcgcctttCTCGGTTCCTTCGAGGATTCGCGGTTCAAGTCCGACGCCAAGCCCGGGCCACTCAAGACCGTGCACGTGCTCACCcagcccggcgtcgacgtcgccagcgagatcgccgccggtaaggccaaggcgtccggcgtcgcgctcacgaagcagctcgtcgcggcgccgccgaacgtcgtcacgccctcggcgctcgcgaggatcgcgaacGAAATCGCCGCTCAGTTTCCGGACACCTGCTCGGTGAAGAtcctcgagaaggaggagtGCGAGGCGATGGGCATGGGAAGctacctcggcgtcgccgaggcgtccgACGAGCCCCCCAAGTTCATCCACCTGACCTAcaagggcgagggcgccaaaaagaccgtcgccgtcgtcggcaagGGACTCACGTTCGACTCGGGCGGCTACAACATCAAggcgggcgccgggtccATGATCGAGATGATGAAATTCGAcatgggcggcgcgggcgccacgctGGGCGCCGCTCGCATCATCGCGGAGACGGCCCCGGCGGGCGTGGAGGCGCACTTCATCGTCGCGAGCTGCGAGAACATGATCGGCAGCCGCGGCCTCCGACCGGGAGACATCCTCACCGCGTCCAACGGTAAGACCATCGAGGTCAACAACACCGACGCGGAAGGCCGTCTGACCCTCGCAGACGCGCTCGTGTACGCCGAGAagaccgcgggcgccacctcCATCGTCGATGTCGCCACCCTGACCGGGGCTTGCATCGTGGGCCTCGGCCCCGAGGTTGCCGGCGTGTtcacccccgacgacgacctcgccgcggagctcgaagCGTCCGCCAAGGAGGCCGGGGAGCTCTTCTGGCGCATGCCCATGCAGGAGACGTACTGGAAGTCGTGCGGGATGACGAGCGAGTACGCGGACATGAAGAACAcgggcagccgcggcggcggcgccatcacCGCGGCTCTCTTCTTGAAGCGATTCATCGAGAAGGACACGACCAAGTGGGGCCACCTCGACATCGCCGGACCCGTGTGGGACGATAAGAAGGGCGGGGCGACCGGGTTCGCCGCGcagacgctcgccgcgtgggtCGCCAGCCAGGGCAAGTAA
- a CDS encoding predicted protein, translated as MRIPKWGWAACGAGLSAAFLVPGTARAHGSIANRAEPRGSDMMTCFLYGFSWFYGVKLFLKHLFSPCALFLGSMWLLTRMGVLPERLGPEAYEAYVKPWIPKEWTDAKLEVSGDAVKTCERKFWASVHRALPATAHPTCEKVFFAGILLAGLV; from the coding sequence ATGAGGATACCGAAGTGGGGATGggccgcgtgcggcgcgggcctatccgccgcgttcctcgtcccggggacggcgcgcgcccacGGATCGATCGCTAATCGCGCGGAGCCTCGGGGATCGGACATGATGACGTGCTTCCTGTACGGCTTCTCGTGGTTCTACGGCGTGAAGCTCTTTCTCAAGCATCTCTTCTCCCCGTGCGCGCTGTTCCTGGGGAGCATGTGGCTCCTGACGCGAATGGGCGTGCTGCCGGAACGGCTCGGGCCCGAGGCGTACGAAGCGTACGTCAAGCCGTGGATACCAAAGGAGTGGACGGATGCGAAGTTGGAGGTtagcggcgacgcggtgaagaCGTGCGAACGAAAGTTCTGGGCGTCGGTGCACAGGGCGTtgcccgccaccgcgcaccCGACGTGTGAGAAGGTGTTCTTCGCGGGAATCCTGCTCGCGGGGCTGGTGTGA
- a CDS encoding predicted protein produces the protein MPYVKYFQMATVKPDGRPANRTVVYRGFLGDTPDITMVTDLRSGKVQEIRANPAGEFAWYMPETRDQFRIAGDLTVVAHDSATMQKERQEAWAKMSPGGRAQFAWPVPGFPRLDDENPDAFDIPEELISDPNAVLENFCLVVMRVDEVDHLSLRKNRRWHHTRKGGTDEWETVEVNP, from the coding sequence ATGCCCTACGTCAAGTACTTTCAGATGGCGACGGTGAAGCCCGACGGGCGCCCCGCGAACCGCACGGTGGTGTACCGAGGGTTCCTGGGCGACACCCCCGACATCACCATGGTCACTGACCTGCGCAGCGGCAAGGTGCAGGAGATCCGCGCCAATCCCGCGGGTGAGTTCGCGTGGTACATGCCCGAGACGAGGGACCAGTTCCGCATCGCCGGCGACctcaccgtcgtcgcgcacgactcggcgacgatgcagAAGGAGCGGCAAGAGGCGTGGGCCAAGATGAGCCCCGGGGGGAGGGCGCAGTTCGCGTGGCCGGTGCCGGGGTTCCCCCGGCTGGACGACGAGAAtccggacgcgttcgacatccccgaggagctcatcTCCGATCCCAACGCCGTGCTCGAGAACTTTTGCCTCGTGGTGATGAGGGTGGACGAGGTGGACCACCTGAGCCTTCGCAAGAACCGGCGGTGGCATCACACGCGCAAGGGCGGGACCGACGAGTGGGAGACGGTGGAGGTGAATCCGTGA
- a CDS encoding predicted protein: MARALLALALLALLACPADAWRWNNETWEIEWEFTLGQTTYKFPIKRKPRPVGRPEEFCAKYYGVTEDSLFARPPLNQRHGDGLRVARLNQTLTGRGQHRKISAEAEVRWAGKSIPETQCHVGFVWHLPTIVFADRYELDRVMTFRPGFVARVFEDWYWIGEKHAGQVNASALVLTTEVRVERAEGSSGDLVAVAKIEKVPIHNRYPEPVETTDDWLGRAYVNATIHPPRVILSCGSAVREREDAVLGALGGEVEWEWLELDSAPGSRIHNGWRVADGSGVIDPALGADVVIWTAPAGVRSHYRFVWWVTILSQYARRGRRRRS; encoded by the exons AtggcgcgcgccctcctGGCTCTGGCGCTcctggcgctcctcgcgtgccccgcggacgcgtggaGGTGGAACAATGAGACGTGGGAGATCGAATGGGAGTTCACGCTCGGCCAGACGACGTACAAGTTCCCGATCAAGCGCAAGCCCCGGCCGGTGGGCAGGCCCGAGGAATTCTGCGCAAAGTACTACGGCGTCACGGAGGATTCGCTGTTCGCCAGGCCCCCGCTGAATCAGaggcacggcgacggactccgcgtcgcgcggctcaaCCAGACCCTCACCGGCAGGGGTCAGCACAGGAAGAtcagcgcggaggcggaggttcGATGGGCGGGGAAGTCCATCCCCGAAACCCAGTGCCACGTCGGGTTCGTGTGGCACCTCCCGACGATCGTGTTTGCCGATCGGTACGAGCTGGATCGGGTAATGACCTTTCGACCGggcttcgtcgcgcgcgtgttcGAGGACTGGTACTGGATCGGCGAGAAACACGCGGGCCAGGTGAACGCatccgcgctcgtgctcaCCACGGAGGTGCGCGTCGAACGAGCGGAGGGATCGagcggcgacctcgtcgccgtcgccaaaaTCGAAAAGGTTCCAATCCACAACAGGTATCCCGAACCCGTGGAGACCACCGACGACTGGCTCGGCCGCGCGTACGTCAACGCCACGAttcacccgccgcgggtgatcCTCAGCTGCGGCAGCGCGGTACGCGAGCGTgaggacgccgtcctcggcgcgctcggtggGGAAGTCGAGTGGGAGTGGCTGGAGCTCGACTCGGCGCCGGGCAGCCGCATACATAACGGgtggcgcgtcgccgacggatcGGGAGTTATAGACCCCGCgttgggcgcggacgtcgtcatcTGGACCGCACCCGCGGGGGTTAGATCGCACTACAGGTTCGTCTGGTGGGTGACGATCCTGTCGCAGTACGC GCGCCGTGGCCGAAGAAGACGTTCGTAA
- a CDS encoding Drug/Metabolite transporter superfamily (phosphate:phosphoenolpyruvate translocator), with protein sequence MGGVGTTAGAAPTGTAVLVMALLVTVTSSSLALTMAYLFRSGYPYQSTVLAAQQLVCTGFGVVAMQLMPEERAKLRISRSNYLTMLLPFTIVLSAKLFLQNKAVQYVSPAFYAMTGQLLPVGVTIAGFLTGSQRFKWSTVCAAAVVSVGGMLIKAGQMELSPFGFILTMSSLGLDVVRLLLMQYLLQPLKLTGIGMMLLSAPQQCILFCVNGVFTDVGAIARRMQLTEDEGGFGPEFLPIVATVCALAVGVVLFNLFFVKMTSAIISAICTPFKDLCTIIMSDLFVDPRTETPRAMAGFGLACTASFVYNVHDIYARRKEKEREEEEKKPLLEEEGRAGGRGGGDADAEGGAGDDAAGERGEGDWTYTDAYKVGFTCCGAGVVVYSAALCWQLHHL encoded by the coding sequence ATGGGGGGCGTCGggaccaccgcgggcgccgccccgacggGTACGGCGGTGCTCGTCATGGCTCTACTAGTCACTGTGACCAGCagcagcctcgcgctcaccaTGGCGTACCTGTTCCGCAGCGGATACCCGTACCAGAGCacggtgctcgccgcgcagcagctGGTCTGCACCGGGTTCGGCGTGGTGGCCATGCAGCTCATGCCCGAAGAGCGCGCGAAGCTGAGGATCTCGCGGAGCAACTACCTCACCATGCTTCTGCCGTTCACGATCGTGCTCAGCGCCAAGCTTTTCCTGCAGAACAAGGCTGTGCAGTACGTGTCGCCGGCCTTCTACGCCATGACCGGGCAGCTGCTGCCGGTGGGCGTCACCATCGCGGGATTCCTGACGGGCTCGCAGCGGTTCAAATGGTCCACcgtgtgcgccgcggcggtggtatCCGTGGGCGGCATGCTCATCAAGGCTGGCCAAATGGAGCTCTCGCCGTTCGGTTTCATCCTCACCATGTCGTCTTTGGGCTTGGACGTCGTGAGGCTGCTGTTGATGCAGTACCTGCTGCAGCCGCTGAAGCTCACGGGCATCGGGATGATGCTGCTCTCGGCGCCGCAGCAGTGCATCCTCTTCTGCGTCAACGGCGTGTTCACCGATGTCGGCGCCATCGCACGGCGCATGCAGCTCACCGAGGACGAAGGAGGGTTCGGTCCCGAATTTCTGCCCATCGTGGCGACGGTTTGCGCGCTGGCGGTGGGCGTGGTCCTGTTCAACCTCTTCTTCGTCAAGATGACCAGCGCCATCATCAGCGCCATCTGCACACCTTTCAAGGATCTGTGCACGATCATCATGTCGGACTTGTTCGTGGATCCGAGGACggagacgccgagggcgatggCGGGGTTCGGGCTGGCGTGCACCGCGTCTTTCGTGTACAACGTCCACGACATCTACGCGAGGAgaaaggagaaggagcgggaggaggaggagaagaagccgctgctggaggaggagggccGGGCCGGGGGgagaggcggcggggatgcggACGCGGAAGGCGGGGctggggacgacgcggccggtgaacgcggcgagggtgactGGACCTATACGGATGCGTACAAGGTCGGTTTCACCtgctgcggcgcgggcgtcgtcgtctacTCCGCCGCGTTATGCTGGCAACTCCACCACCTGTGA